A part of Paenibacillus sp. 481 genomic DNA contains:
- the trhA gene encoding PAQR family membrane homeostasis protein TrhA, whose protein sequence is MANTHTYSRGEEIANAITHGIGALLSIAALTILIIYAAMFGETIHIVSFIIYGISMLVLYTSSTLVHSFPDGKIKDLFETFDHASIYLFIAGTYTPFVLIALPDVLGWSIFAFVWTMAIGGVVFKAFFTKRFMYISTLLYIGMGWIIVLVWQPLAASLTPMGLNLLITGGVLYTVGTIFYVWRGFPFHHMVWHLFVLAGSVVHFLAVLTLLHI, encoded by the coding sequence ATGGCGAATACGCATACTTACTCTCGTGGCGAGGAAATTGCCAACGCGATTACGCATGGCATAGGCGCACTATTAAGCATTGCTGCACTTACTATACTTATTATTTATGCTGCTATGTTCGGTGAAACGATTCACATTGTTAGCTTTATCATATACGGAATATCCATGTTGGTGTTGTATACATCCTCAACATTAGTGCATAGCTTTCCTGATGGGAAAATAAAAGATCTGTTCGAAACGTTTGACCACGCTTCGATTTATTTATTCATCGCAGGTACATATACGCCATTCGTCCTTATCGCCTTACCCGATGTGCTTGGCTGGTCCATATTCGCTTTTGTCTGGACGATGGCAATCGGCGGTGTCGTATTCAAAGCGTTCTTCACAAAACGCTTCATGTACATTTCCACCCTCCTTTATATTGGGATGGGGTGGATTATCGTGCTGGTGTGGCAACCATTAGCCGCCTCTCTTACACCTATGGGTTTGAATCTGCTTATAACAGGTGGCGTGCTGTACACGGTTGGCACTATATTTTATGTATGGCGAGGCTTCCCTTTCCACCATATGGTGTGGCATTTATTCGTGTTAGCCGGCTCTGTCGTACACTTTCTCGCTGTGCTAACCTTGCTACACATCTAA
- a CDS encoding DUF2642 domain-containing protein, with product MTNYTRNNFSGYNVGNVGGSNTAYPANVGGANVAYPTNVGGANVGYPTPGPSPCHHTKPIVQPIIQPIIHYPKPPRPPIPTTNVTFVRPCLIEHLYKHEGCPIVVVTKCGELKGTLCGVFVDHLELSAGGKKLHVLYDHICYVVT from the coding sequence ATGACAAATTATACGCGCAACAATTTCTCTGGTTATAACGTGGGTAACGTAGGTGGATCCAACACAGCTTACCCAGCTAATGTAGGCGGTGCCAATGTAGCATATCCAACCAATGTAGGTGGTGCTAATGTAGGGTATCCAACACCAGGCCCATCACCTTGCCACCATACTAAGCCAATCGTGCAACCTATTATTCAACCCATCATCCATTATCCAAAACCACCTAGACCGCCAATTCCAACTACGAATGTTACATTCGTTAGACCTTGCCTCATTGAGCATCTGTACAAACACGAAGGCTGCCCAATCGTAGTTGTTACAAAATGCGGTGAACTTAAAGGCACGTTATGCGGTGTTTTTGTCGACCATCTTGAACTGTCAGCAGGTGGCAAAAAGCTGCATGTCCTCTACGATCATATTTGCTACGTCGTTACCTAA